The Streptomyces sp. 135 sequence GCCGAATCCGTGTCCATGCGTTCGAGGGCGTACTTGGCCAGCCTAACCGAGGGGCGAGTTCGAAACATCAGAATTTATCCGGGCGCTTCCATTCCGCTTTCCCGTGGTGCGCTCGGCCGTTCGGTTCCCGCTCTGTCGCAAACCGGAGACCCGCACGGCCAGGGACCGAAATGTGTCCTCGATCCATCTGGTACACCCGATTCGGCAGTGCCAGCACCGTTCCTGTCTTTTTGTGCCTGATGTTTCACTTCCCCCGGGAAGGTGCTTCCTGTGTATCTCGTCCACCTCCGCCTCCTCCCGCCCCCAGGGGGCGAACGGCTGCCCGTCGCCACGGCGGCTCTGCTGATGCAGGGCCGTGGCGCCGACGCGGACCGCGTCGAGCACGTCAGCGTCCACGCCGAGGCCCAGCCCTGCCCCGTCGTCGGTGTCTACGTGCAGACGTCCACCCTGGAAGAAGCGGAAGCGACCGCTCAACTGGCCTGGGCGCGCGCCGTCGTGACCCATCCGCCCCTCGCGCGGTGGGAGTTGCTGTCCGCCGAGGTGCCGCTGCTCCGCCCCGACATGGACGAATAGCTTCGCCGGCCTCTCTGACTTCCCTGCAAATAGGGCGGAATTAACGCCTCCAAAGGCGACCGCCCTGGACTGAATGTGCCAAGGCCGCTTTGCCCGCCCCTAAGCCTCTTCTGCTCCCCATGGGACGCGGAGAACACTCATGTTCATCGCAGCAAGCCCCCGAGGAGAACAGGGAAACTCATGATTCGTCAGGTCATTCTCAGCAGCGTGGCCGCCTGTGCGCTCCTCCTGGGCGCACAGACCGCCTGGGCCGCCGATGCCACCGCCGCCGATACGCTGAGAGTGCAGCCCGCCGGGACCACCGGCGAGGCCGACGACGGCAACATCGACTCCGGCTGGCAGATCCCCACCCCGGCCGCCGGTGGCGAGCTGGGGGATTCCGGATGGCAGTAGGACACCCGCCCCTCATCGGACGTGCCGACCAGGAAGTGTCTCCATGACTGCCGGACAGCTTGACAGACCGTGCACCCGCAGCAGCTCCGAATACCTGCTCGCGCTGCGGGACAAGAGCCTCAACGACGCAACCGTCGAACTCGCCCACCTCGACGAACTGCACGTCACCCACACCCCCCGCGTGGGCGGCCTGGACACCGAATACACCCGGGCCCTCGCCGAGACCGAATCGGAACTCCCCCCGATCCTCGTGCACCGTCCGACCATGCGGGTCGTCGACGGCGTCCACCGCCTGCGCGCCGCCCAGGTCAACGGACAGATCTTCATCAAGGTCCGCTACTTCGACGGCGACACGACCGATGCAGACCTCCTCGCGGTAGCCCTCAACGTCTCCCACGGCCGCCCGCTGTCCCTGGAGGACCGGACCGCCGCCGCCGAACGCATCTTCGCCTCACACCCCGAATGGTCCGACCGGGCCGTCGCCGCCGTCGCCGGACTGTCCGCCCGTAAAGTCTCCGAGATACGCCACAACGCGGCCGACACGCTCCTGCAGCCCGACCGCCGGATCGGGCTCGACGGCCGCTCCCGGCCCGTCGACTCCACACACGGCAGAAGGCTCGCCGGCGAGCTGGTCAAGCAGAACCCCACCGCCTCACTGCGCACCATCGCCCGCCAGGCAGGCATATCGCCCGCCACCGTCGCGGACGTGCGCAGCCGGGTCATGCGCGGAGAAGACCCCGTACCCTCTCGCCAGCGCGGCCACGCGGCCACCGGGGACTCCCCGCAGCAGCCGGCCTACCGGCCGCCGCAGAACCGCCCGGCCCACACCAGGTCGACAGCCGAACTCGGCTCGATCTTCGACACCCTGCGCCGCGACCCATCGATGAGGCTCAACGAGACGGGCCGTCACATCCTGCGGATGCTGGACGCCGCCGCCTTGGTGGCCCGCGACCGCCAGCGGTACGTCGAGAGTGTCCCCGCCCACTGCAAGACCCAGATGTCCGAGCTCGTCCAAGGCTACGCCGAGATCTGGGAGATGTTCGCGCACGATCTGACGAGCGGGCCCGACGGTACCTGACCGGCCCCTGCCTCGATGCGGCGTGCAGCTTTCCGCCGCCGAGCGCCCAGACCTGAGCGGCTGTTCCCATCCTCTGTCCTCCCCGGGTATCCCTTCGCGCCCGGCCGGTCGAGTCCGTGCTGTCGATGAACAGATGAGGCACACCATGTTGCGCACCGCCGTCGTCGTTGGCGCCGGTCTGATCGGCACGTCCATCGCCCTGTCCCTGTCGGCCAAAGGCGTCACCGTCTACCTGAGCGACAAGGAACCCATGGCGGCGCTGACCGCCGCCGCACTCGGGGCGGG is a genomic window containing:
- a CDS encoding transcriptional regulator, with protein sequence MTAGQLDRPCTRSSSEYLLALRDKSLNDATVELAHLDELHVTHTPRVGGLDTEYTRALAETESELPPILVHRPTMRVVDGVHRLRAAQVNGQIFIKVRYFDGDTTDADLLAVALNVSHGRPLSLEDRTAAAERIFASHPEWSDRAVAAVAGLSARKVSEIRHNAADTLLQPDRRIGLDGRSRPVDSTHGRRLAGELVKQNPTASLRTIARQAGISPATVADVRSRVMRGEDPVPSRQRGHAATGDSPQQPAYRPPQNRPAHTRSTAELGSIFDTLRRDPSMRLNETGRHILRMLDAAALVARDRQRYVESVPAHCKTQMSELVQGYAEIWEMFAHDLTSGPDGT